The Nitrospirota bacterium genome contains a region encoding:
- a CDS encoding anhydro-N-acetylmuramic acid kinase, producing MHVVGLMSGTSGDGVDAALVDITGRGRTVKVRTLASHTLAYPRSLQQRILSASVSGTVADICHLNALLGEWFANAALHVIRQATLQPSDVLLIGSHGQTVHHLPHGVHAPGVGSIRSTLQIAEPAVIAERTGITTVANFRPRDIAAGGQGAPLTPVAHALLLKHARRARLIVNLGGISNVTYVPKGGRLSGVQAFDTGPANMVLDSLMVRVTDGRLLMDCDGKLAMKGQVDSRLLGKLLAHPFLSKRPPKSTGREAFGPDLIEELIATQQQRSLSIEDLLATCSMWTAKAVGASRRWINGEIDEVVVGGGGVRNRAIMTHLSTVFAPVPVSTFEALGWDSKSFEAVAFALLAYQTVTGQWGNIPSVTGATHPVILGTIVPNGPRWRESFPAR from the coding sequence ATGCATGTAGTTGGACTTATGTCCGGAACATCCGGTGACGGAGTCGATGCCGCACTTGTGGACATTACCGGGCGAGGCCGTACCGTGAAGGTGAGAACCCTGGCGTCGCATACGCTGGCGTATCCACGCTCGCTACAGCAGCGGATTCTCTCCGCGTCTGTTTCCGGGACGGTCGCAGATATTTGTCACCTCAATGCGCTGCTCGGTGAATGGTTCGCGAATGCCGCGCTGCATGTCATTCGGCAGGCAACACTTCAGCCGAGCGATGTGCTGTTGATCGGTTCGCATGGACAAACCGTGCACCACCTTCCGCATGGCGTTCATGCGCCAGGTGTCGGCTCGATTCGTTCAACCCTCCAAATCGCCGAGCCGGCTGTGATTGCCGAGCGAACGGGGATAACCACCGTTGCGAATTTTCGTCCACGGGATATTGCTGCAGGGGGCCAAGGGGCTCCACTCACCCCGGTTGCGCATGCTTTGCTGTTGAAACATGCGCGTCGCGCACGGTTGATCGTGAATCTCGGCGGCATCAGCAACGTGACCTATGTGCCGAAGGGGGGACGCCTGAGCGGAGTGCAGGCCTTCGATACGGGGCCGGCTAATATGGTGCTGGACAGTCTCATGGTGCGCGTGACTGACGGACGACTATTGATGGACTGCGATGGAAAGTTAGCGATGAAGGGGCAGGTTGATTCACGATTGCTGGGTAAGTTGCTCGCTCACCCGTTTTTGTCCAAGCGACCTCCGAAATCGACCGGACGGGAAGCGTTTGGCCCCGATCTCATCGAGGAGCTGATTGCGACTCAACAGCAACGGAGCCTCTCAATCGAGGATTTGTTGGCGACCTGCAGTATGTGGACCGCCAAGGCGGTCGGCGCGTCGCGTCGGTGGATCAACGGGGAGATCGATGAGGTGGTGGTGGGCGGCGGCGGTGTCCGCAATCGGGCAATTATGACTCATCTCTCGACGGTGTTCGCTCCGGTGCCGGTCTCCACGTTCGAAGCCCTGGGGTGGGACAGTAAGTCGTTTGAAGCGGTAGCCTTTGCCTTGTTGGCCTATCAAACCGTGACCGGCCAATGGGGCAATATCCCGTCAGTGACGGGTGCCACGCATCCCGTGATCCTTGGCACGATTGTGCCGAATGGCCCTCGCTGGCGTGAATCATTTCCGGCGCGATAG
- a CDS encoding DUF2726 domain-containing protein, producing the protein MMENIGIGLAIASLVFLIWRLMMSSSGESARKESLVIPPGVTLRPQPLLTDTDLMLYNLIRLAVEDHYLVFARVPLWSVVSVEAEGKIRSQVLRQIALKQLDFVLVHPGTKAAEQVVLLEEGFPPQPHEVTRTREIQAVLQAAGITLTTLKPNTSYTVPQLAQLLGVGEDE; encoded by the coding sequence ATGATGGAGAATATAGGTATCGGACTAGCCATCGCCTCTCTGGTGTTTCTGATTTGGCGCCTGATGATGTCTTCAAGCGGTGAGTCGGCCAGGAAAGAGAGCCTGGTGATTCCTCCTGGCGTGACGCTGCGGCCTCAGCCCTTGCTGACCGATACGGACCTCATGCTCTACAATCTCATACGGTTGGCCGTGGAAGATCATTATCTTGTCTTTGCGAGGGTTCCACTCTGGTCTGTTGTCAGTGTCGAGGCGGAGGGAAAGATTCGGTCTCAGGTGTTAAGGCAGATCGCGCTGAAGCAACTCGACTTTGTGTTGGTTCACCCGGGAACGAAGGCGGCTGAGCAGGTTGTGTTGCTTGAGGAAGGGTTTCCCCCTCAGCCACATGAGGTCACTCGAACTCGCGAGATTCAAGCTGTTCTGCAGGCAGCGGGCATTACGTTGACCACCTTGAAGCCCAACACGTCCTATACCGTGCCTCAGCTGGCTCAGCTGCTTGGCGTCGGCGAAGACGAGTGA
- the ybgF gene encoding tol-pal system protein YbgF produces the protein MTILKIVLPGIMALLLSFNPAVAAPSHMQDSSRHLYDRVMEEFKHRDYEAALAGFRFFLELHGQSSLAANAQYWVGECQYRLGRYREALKSFYNVVSDYPMSQKLAASTLKLGQTYTKIKDHEKARMMYERVIDQYPESAEAELARKAIDVAAIRDVEPATQLVGTGPGE, from the coding sequence ATCGTTCAACCCCGCTGTCGCTGCACCATCCCACATGCAGGACTCGTCTCGACACCTCTACGATCGAGTGATGGAAGAGTTTAAACATCGGGATTACGAAGCCGCGCTGGCAGGGTTTCGATTCTTTCTCGAACTGCACGGGCAATCCTCTTTGGCCGCCAACGCGCAGTATTGGGTAGGAGAATGCCAGTACCGGCTCGGACGCTACAGGGAAGCCCTAAAGTCATTTTACAACGTCGTGTCCGACTATCCGATGAGCCAAAAACTTGCGGCATCCACGCTCAAACTTGGTCAAACCTACACCAAGATCAAAGATCATGAAAAAGCCCGCATGATGTACGAACGAGTCATCGATCAATATCCCGAGAGCGCAGAAGCCGAACTGGCGAGGAAAGCCATTGACGTCGCCGCGATACGCGATGTGGAACCGGCGACACAGCTGGTCGGCACCGGGCCTGGCGAATAG